The following proteins are co-located in the Pseudomonas antarctica genome:
- a CDS encoding CaiB/BaiF CoA transferase family protein, whose amino-acid sequence MTAPLSGIKVIEIGTLIAAPFAARLMAEFGAEVIKIEAMGQGDPLRKWRKLHEGTSLWWYLQSRNKKSLALDLKSPEGLGLIKQLLGDADVLIENLRPGGLEKLGLGWDVLHALNPKLTLVRISGYGQTGPYRDRPGFGAIGEAMGGIRYTTGNPDSPPARVGVSLGDSLASLHGVIGALMSLLRVKTGQGDGQIVDVSLAESVFNLMESLVPEYDMLGHVRERSGGALPGIAPSNTYLTADGAYVVIAGNSDPIYKRLMHTIGRADLAEAPEFAHNDGRAAKSGLLDAAITHWTSSQPIDQVLSALQAAEVPAGRIYSVADIVSDPHYQARDMLLNAELPGGVSVKMPGIVPKLSETPGAVNWQGPTLGQHTDDILAGLGLTDADIQRLKTSGVVQ is encoded by the coding sequence ATGACGGCTCCGTTGAGCGGTATCAAGGTGATCGAGATCGGCACCCTGATTGCCGCGCCGTTCGCCGCCCGGCTGATGGCCGAGTTTGGCGCCGAAGTGATCAAGATCGAAGCCATGGGCCAGGGCGACCCGCTTCGCAAATGGCGAAAGCTGCACGAAGGCACGTCGCTGTGGTGGTACCTGCAATCGCGCAACAAGAAGTCCCTGGCGCTGGACCTCAAGTCCCCTGAAGGCCTGGGCTTGATCAAGCAACTGCTCGGTGACGCCGACGTGCTGATCGAAAACCTGCGCCCCGGCGGCCTGGAAAAGCTCGGCCTGGGCTGGGACGTGTTGCACGCCCTCAACCCCAAGCTGACCCTGGTGCGTATCTCCGGCTACGGCCAGACGGGCCCTTATCGCGACCGCCCGGGCTTTGGTGCCATCGGCGAGGCGATGGGCGGCATCCGCTACACCACCGGCAACCCGGATTCGCCTCCGGCGCGGGTGGGTGTGAGCCTGGGCGATTCCCTCGCGTCACTGCACGGTGTGATTGGCGCGTTGATGTCGCTGCTGCGGGTCAAGACCGGGCAGGGCGACGGGCAGATTGTCGATGTGTCGCTGGCCGAAAGTGTGTTCAACCTGATGGAAAGCCTGGTGCCCGAATACGACATGCTCGGCCATGTGCGTGAGCGCAGCGGCGGCGCCTTGCCCGGCATTGCGCCGTCCAATACCTACCTGACCGCCGACGGCGCATATGTGGTAATCGCCGGTAACAGCGACCCGATCTACAAGCGCCTGATGCATACCATTGGCCGCGCCGACCTGGCCGAAGCGCCCGAATTCGCCCACAACGATGGTCGCGCAGCCAAAAGTGGCTTGCTCGATGCGGCAATCACCCACTGGACCAGCAGCCAGCCCATCGACCAGGTGCTCAGTGCCTTGCAAGCCGCTGAAGTGCCGGCCGGGCGTATCTATTCAGTGGCTGATATCGTCAGCGACCCGCACTACCAGGCGCGCGACATGCTGCTCAATGCCGAACTGCCCGGTGGCGTTTCAGTGAAGATGCCCGGCATTGTGCCCAAGCTTTCCGAAACCCCTGGCGCCGTGAACTGGCAGGGCCCGACGCTTGGCCAGCACACTGACGACATCCTCGCTGGCCTCGGCCTGACAGACGCTGATATCCAACGCCTGAAAACCTCGGGAGTGGTGCAATGA
- a CDS encoding LysR family transcriptional regulator produces the protein MLHKSLVRRLDLITLQLFVAVFEEGTLTRAAAREAIAVSAASKRLMELEQVLGVSLFVRRAKGMDLTAAGETLLHHARQMLFNVEKMGLELGEHSHGVRGYVRMLANLSAIIQFLPEDLRDFSARHPEVKTDLEERPSNGVVQGVLDGVADLGICSSDTDTKDLPCVLYRHDKLVVLMPSDHPLATRQTLAFAETLDSDYVGLHAASSINMRTHAAAREAGKMLRLRIHVPGFDAMCRMVQANMGIGILPQKAYELFGRALGLHAVPLTDTWSDRRLIVVVRDEAQLSPVSRLLFDYLSVRVSRTLLAN, from the coding sequence ATGTTGCACAAGAGCCTGGTGCGTCGCCTGGACCTGATCACCTTGCAACTGTTCGTTGCGGTGTTCGAAGAAGGCACGCTGACCCGCGCGGCTGCCCGTGAAGCCATTGCGGTCTCGGCGGCGAGCAAGCGCCTGATGGAGTTGGAACAGGTACTGGGCGTGAGTTTGTTTGTGCGTCGCGCCAAGGGGATGGACCTGACCGCTGCGGGCGAAACCCTGTTACACCATGCGCGGCAGATGCTGTTCAACGTCGAAAAAATGGGCCTGGAACTGGGTGAACATAGCCACGGCGTGCGCGGTTATGTGCGGATGCTGGCGAATCTGTCGGCGATCATTCAGTTCCTTCCAGAGGACCTGCGCGATTTTTCCGCACGGCACCCCGAAGTGAAAACCGACCTGGAAGAGCGCCCCAGCAATGGCGTGGTGCAAGGCGTGCTGGATGGGGTCGCGGACCTGGGGATTTGCTCCAGTGACACCGACACCAAAGACCTGCCCTGCGTGCTTTATCGCCACGACAAACTGGTGGTGCTGATGCCGTCGGATCATCCGTTGGCCACACGCCAGACCTTGGCATTCGCTGAAACCCTCGACAGCGATTACGTCGGCCTGCATGCCGCCAGCTCCATCAATATGCGCACCCACGCCGCCGCACGCGAGGCGGGCAAGATGCTGCGCCTGCGCATCCATGTGCCGGGGTTTGATGCGATGTGCCGGATGGTCCAGGCGAATATGGGCATCGGCATCCTCCCGCAAAAGGCCTATGAGCTGTTTGGTCGTGCGTTGGGGTTGCACGCCGTGCCGCTGACGGATACCTGGTCGGATCGCCGCTTGATCGTGGTGGTGCGCGATGAGGCGCAGTTGTCGCCGGTCAGTCGGTTACTGTTCGATTATCTGAGTGTTCGTGTTTCGCGAACGCTCCTTGCCAACTGA